The nucleotide sequence GAGCTTGCCCGTGAGGATGAGCTTGCCGCGGCCGGCCATGAGCGTGGCCTCGATCGCGAGCAGGTCGCCCCCGGACTCCGTCCACGCCAGCCCGGTGGCGATGCCCACGCCCTCGCGCTGCTCGGCCTTGCCGCGGTGGTAGCGCGGCACCCCGAGGTAGCGCTCGAGCGCCGGCACCGTGACGACGGTGCGCCGGTCGCGCGGGCCGCGGACGACCCGCCGCGCCACCTTGCGGCAGATCGCGGCGATCTCGCGCTCGAGGCTGCGCACGCCCGCCTCGCGGGTGTAGCGGTGGATGAGCTCGCGCAGCACCGCGTCCGAGATGGCGAGGTTGCCGGCCGCGAGCCCGTTGGCCTCGAGCTGCTTGGGCAGCAGGTGGCGGCGCGCGATCTGGACCTTCTCGAGGTCGGTGTACCCCGGCAGCGCGATGATCTCCATGCGGTCGAGCAGCGGCGGCGGGATGGCGAAGGTCGAGTTGGCGGTGGTGATGAACATGACCTCCGAGAGGTCGAAGTCCACCTCGAGGTAGTGGTCGCTGAAGGTGCAGTTCTGCTCCGGGTCGAGCACCTCGAGCAGCGCGCTCGCAGGGTCGCCGCGGAAGTCCGTGCCCAGCTTGTCGATCTCGTCGAGCAGGAAGACGGGGTTGCGGCTCTTGGCCTTCTTCAGCGACTGGATGACCCGCCCGGGCAGCGCGCCGATGTACGTGCGGCGGTGCCCGCGGATCTCGGCTTCGTCGCGCACGCCGCCGAGCGAGAGGCGCACGAAGTTGCGCCCCATGGCCCGCGCGATCGAGCGCGCCAGCGAGGTCTTGCCGACGCCCGGCGGCCCGACGAAGCAGAGGATCGGGCCGCGGATCTTCTTCACCAGCTGCGTCACCGCGAGGTACTCGAGGATGCGCTCCTTGACCTTCTCGAGGCCGGCGTGGTCCTCATCCAGGATCTTCGCCGCGGCGCGCACGTCCAGCTTGTCCTTCGTGCGCGCGCTCCAGGGCAGCGAGACGAGCCAGTCGAGGTAGTTGCGCACGACCGTGGCCTCGGCCGAGAGCGGCGGCATCTGCTCGATCTTCTTGAGCTCGCGCGCCGCACGCTCTGCGGACTCGGGGCTCATCTTCGCGGCCTTGACGCGGGCGCGCAGCTCCTCGATCTCGCTCTTGAACTCGTCCTTCTTGCCGAGCTCCTTCTGGATCGCCTTCATCTGCTCGACGAGGTAGTACTCCTTCTGCGTCTTCTCCATCTGGCGCTTGACCTTGCCGTGGATCTTGCGCTCCACGAGCATGATCTCGATCTCGGCGCCGAGCAGGCGCAGCAGCTGCTCGAGGCGCTCGGCCGTGCCGGTCGTCTCGAGCAGGGCCTGCTTGTCCTGGTTCTTGACGAGCAGGTTGGCGCTGACGGTGTCCGCCAGCTTGTCGGCCTCGGCGATCCCCGCGACCGTCACCAGCAGCTCGGCCGGGATCTTGCGGCTGAGCTTGACATACTTCTCGAACTGCTCGAGCACCGAGCGGCGCAGGGCCTCGAGCTCGCGCCCGCCCTCGCCCGACAACGACGCCAGCGGCCCGATGCGCGCAGTGAGGTGGGTGCCGCCCGCGGAGACCGCCTCGAGGCGCACCCGCTCCACGCCCTCGACGAGGATCTTGACCGTGTTGTCCGGGAGCTTGAGCACCTGGAGGATCTCGGCCCGCACCCCGACCTCGAAGATGTCCGCGGGCTCCGGGTCGTCGACGGCGGCCCGCCGCTGGGTGGCGAGCACGAGCTGCTTGTCGGCGGCCATCGCGGCCTCGATGGCGGCGATCGACTTGGCACGGCCGACGAACAGCGGGACGACCATGTGGGGGAAGACGACTATGTCGCGCAGCGGCAGGAGCGGAAGCTCCGGCGTCTGCGGGGACTGCGTGGTTTCACTCATGGCAGTAGACCACCTTTCCTCGGCACGTTACGCCTGCGAAGTTCGATGCGCCCCGCGGCGCCGGCGATTCACGCGGCGGGCTCGCCGAGAAGCTGCGCGATGCGCGACTTGAGCTCCGTGAGGTCGGCGGACTTGACGACGTAGCCGTCGGCGGACCAGGTGCCGAAGTTCGAGCGGAACTCGCCGTACGCCGTCACGAGGATCACCGGCAGGTCCGGCTGACGCTCCTTGACCAGCCCGAGCGCCTCGATCCCGTCGGGCCCCTCCGCCAGGCGGATGTCCAGCGTCACCAGGTCGGGGCGCTCAGTCTCCAGCAGCGCCTCCGCCTCGCGCCAGGACGCCGCCGTGAGCACGCGGTAGCCGGCCTCGCCCAGTTCATCGGCGTAGAGCCTGCGGATGTTCGGCTCGTCGTCGACGATCAGGACCGTCCTCACGCCAGCCTCCGCCGCTTCAAGGCCGCTCGACCCGGGCCTCGCGCAGGAACCGCGCGGCCTCCTCGGGCGGCGTGGGGTTGATGAAGAACCCCGAGCCCCACTCGAAGCCGGCGATCTTCGAGAGCTTGGGCATGATCTCGATGTGCCAGTGGTAGTACTCGTTGTCCTCCTCGCGGAAGGGGCTCGTGTGCAGGATGTAGTTGTAGGCCGGCCCCTCGAGGACGCCGTCGATGCGCCGCAGCGTCTCCTGGAGGATGCCCGCCAGCGCGACGAACTGCTTCGGGGACGCGTCCTCGAAGGAGGAATCGTGCTTCTTGGGCAGGATCCAGCTCTCGAAGGGGAAGCGCGGGGCGAACGGCGCGAGCACGACGAAGTCCGAGTTCTCGCCGATGATCCGGGTCCCGGTGTCCAGCTCCTGGCGGACGATGTCGCAGAAGACGCAGCGCTCCTTGTAGCGGTAATAGGTGAGCGAGCCGTCGACCTCCTCGCGCACGCGCTTGGGCACGATCGGCAGCGCGATGAGCTGCGAGTGCGAGTGCTCGAGGGTCGCCCCGGCGCTGATCCCGTGGTTCTTGAAGATGAGCACGTAGCGGAACCGCAGGTCGCGCTTGAGGTCCATGATGCGGTCGCGGTAGGCCCAGAGCACGTCCTCGACGCTCTTGAGGCTCATCGTCGCCAGCGTCGCCTCGTGGTCCGGCGTCTCGATGATCACCTCGTGGGCGCCGATCCCGTTCATCTTGTCGAACATCCCCTCGCCGACGCGGTCGAGGGCGCCCTCGATCTGCAGGGCGGGGAACTTGTTCGGGACGACGCGCAGCTTCCAGCCCGGCTTGTTGGGAGGCGTGCCGTTGTCGCGGTAGGCGAGGATCTCGGCCGGGGTGGTGTGCTCGTTGCCGGCGTCGAACGGACAGAACCCTCCCTCGCGGCGGTTCTCGTGGGGGAGAATGAAATCGGACGGCCGCTTCCCGCGGTCGCTGGAGATGATGACCCAGCGCCCGAGGATCGGGTCCTTCCGCAGCTCAGGCATCGCGTTCCTCCCGGCCTCGCGCCCGTCTCCCGGGGGCGAGGGTTGTCATTGCGTCAGGACAGGATATAGTGAGGGCGCTATGAAGACAAGACCGACGGATTCCCCCGGGGAAGCGGGCGAACGGCGCCGCTTCCTGCGCCTGCTGGCGGGCGGCGTCGCCGGTGGGTGCCTGGCGGCTCTGGCCCCGTCAGCGGCGCGCGCATTCAGCACCATGCGGGCCGACCCGACCGTGACGACAAAGCGCTTCTTCTTCGCACAGTTGCAGCTGCAAGGCGGCGTCAACCCCTACCCGTCGGCGGCGGCCGAGTTCGTGCGCGAGCTCGAGCGGATGACGAGCGTGGAGGCCGGCCCCGACCGGGTCGATCTCGGCGTGGCCGACCCGCGCCTCTTCTCCTACCCGTTTCTCTGCCTCTCCGGGACGCGGGACTTCCCGCCGTTGGCAGAAGCCGACGTCGCGCGGCTGCGCACCTGGCTCGAAGCCGGCGGGACGCTGCTGGCTGACGACGCAGCCGCGATCCCCGGGTACGGCTTCGACGCAGCGGTCCGCCGCGAGCTCGCCCGCATCCTCCCCGGGGTGCCGCCGGAGCGGCTGGGGCCCGACCACACGGTGTTCAAGTCGTTCTTTCTCGTGCGCACGGTGTCCGGGGCGCGCGTGGTCAGCCCGTTCCTGGAGGGGGTCACCATCCAGGGGCGGACGGCCGTCATCCTCTCGCCGAACAACCTGCTCGGCGCGTTCGCGCGGGATCCGCTCGGCCGGTGGGTCGAGCCGTGCGCGCCCGGCGGCGAGCGCCAGCGCCGGCTCGCGTTCCATCTCGGGGTGAACATCGTGATGTACGCGCTCTGCTCCGACTACAAGCAGGACCGCATCCACGTCCCGTTCCTCCGCCAGAGGAGCTAGCCGGCGCCGGGACTGCCGCACCGCTCGATGGTTCACGCCCTCTCGTTCCCGACGGAGATCGCCCGCGCCTGGGCCGCCGGCGCGCTCCTGCTGCTGGCGGCGGTCGCGCTCTGGCAGTTCCTCGCGCTGCGCACCCGGGTGGCGGTTCCCCGTGCGCTCGCCCTGGCGGTGCTGCGCGCCGCCGCGCTCGCGCTCGTCCTGGTCCTGCTCGCCGGCCCGCGACGGGTCCTGCGCAGCGTCAGCAGGGAGAGCCGGCCGGTTGCGGTCCTCGTCGACACCTCCCAGAGCATGGGGCTGCGCGGCGGGCTGGAGGGGACGCGGCTGGACCGCGTGCGCTCGTTCCTCGGGAGCGAGGACTTC is from bacterium and encodes:
- the lon gene encoding endopeptidase La — encoded protein: MSETTQSPQTPELPLLPLRDIVVFPHMVVPLFVGRAKSIAAIEAAMAADKQLVLATQRRAAVDDPEPADIFEVGVRAEILQVLKLPDNTVKILVEGVERVRLEAVSAGGTHLTARIGPLASLSGEGGRELEALRRSVLEQFEKYVKLSRKIPAELLVTVAGIAEADKLADTVSANLLVKNQDKQALLETTGTAERLEQLLRLLGAEIEIMLVERKIHGKVKRQMEKTQKEYYLVEQMKAIQKELGKKDEFKSEIEELRARVKAAKMSPESAERAARELKKIEQMPPLSAEATVVRNYLDWLVSLPWSARTKDKLDVRAAAKILDEDHAGLEKVKERILEYLAVTQLVKKIRGPILCFVGPPGVGKTSLARSIARAMGRNFVRLSLGGVRDEAEIRGHRRTYIGALPGRVIQSLKKAKSRNPVFLLDEIDKLGTDFRGDPASALLEVLDPEQNCTFSDHYLEVDFDLSEVMFITTANSTFAIPPPLLDRMEIIALPGYTDLEKVQIARRHLLPKQLEANGLAAGNLAISDAVLRELIHRYTREAGVRSLEREIAAICRKVARRVVRGPRDRRTVVTVPALERYLGVPRYHRGKAEQREGVGIATGLAWTESGGDLLAIEATLMAGRGKLILTGKLGDVMQESAQAALSWLRSRARFFGLPADFAHKLDIHIHVPEGAIPKDGPSAGITICTALTSALTRVPVRHDLAMTGEITLRGRVLPIGGLKEKALAAHRAGIARVIIPKENAKDLKDLPGHVRKALTFIQAETMDEVLREALAHYDFGEAGARREYDLEELLAGSQPATAH
- a CDS encoding response regulator, producing the protein MRTVLIVDDEPNIRRLYADELGEAGYRVLTAASWREAEALLETERPDLVTLDIRLAEGPDGIEALGLVKERQPDLPVILVTAYGEFRSNFGTWSADGYVVKSADLTELKSRIAQLLGEPAA
- the galT gene encoding galactose-1-phosphate uridylyltransferase gives rise to the protein MPELRKDPILGRWVIISSDRGKRPSDFILPHENRREGGFCPFDAGNEHTTPAEILAYRDNGTPPNKPGWKLRVVPNKFPALQIEGALDRVGEGMFDKMNGIGAHEVIIETPDHEATLATMSLKSVEDVLWAYRDRIMDLKRDLRFRYVLIFKNHGISAGATLEHSHSQLIALPIVPKRVREEVDGSLTYYRYKERCVFCDIVRQELDTGTRIIGENSDFVVLAPFAPRFPFESWILPKKHDSSFEDASPKQFVALAGILQETLRRIDGVLEGPAYNYILHTSPFREEDNEYYHWHIEIMPKLSKIAGFEWGSGFFINPTPPEEAARFLREARVERP
- a CDS encoding DUF4159 domain-containing protein encodes the protein MKTRPTDSPGEAGERRRFLRLLAGGVAGGCLAALAPSAARAFSTMRADPTVTTKRFFFAQLQLQGGVNPYPSAAAEFVRELERMTSVEAGPDRVDLGVADPRLFSYPFLCLSGTRDFPPLAEADVARLRTWLEAGGTLLADDAAAIPGYGFDAAVRRELARILPGVPPERLGPDHTVFKSFFLVRTVSGARVVSPFLEGVTIQGRTAVILSPNNLLGAFARDPLGRWVEPCAPGGERQRRLAFHLGVNIVMYALCSDYKQDRIHVPFLRQRS